One Cheilinus undulatus linkage group 22, ASM1832078v1, whole genome shotgun sequence DNA window includes the following coding sequences:
- the LOC121504178 gene encoding signal-regulatory protein beta-2-like, with the protein MLRHIFLLLLSEICEVAALYKSSAVDQVSGVLTARVGENVSLKCSYQDDTVNYVFWYQQQLGGKPAIISRQMVLETQATISSAFRGRFEVEAKVKEGNNLLIIRNIQPSDSATYFCGILEYSAIEFGQGVFLHVTSSSSSTRAVVHQPRLEPLQQGDSVNLSCTVNAEACAGEQSFYWVRHGAAQPAVMFHRAGRCVQDSESLRRECTSNLALRAVSSSDAGTYYCALDSCGEIVFGNGTRVQIKGGSTSDTHLLVYGLSAALAASIILLLILAFFTYKVNEKSCSVCKGSVSHPAGPAASEGSSRDVNFLHYVPLSLKRSSDRHRQGQSVETDCVYSRVKSRKE; encoded by the exons ATGCTGAGACACATTTttctcctgctcctctctgaGATTT GTGAGGTGGCAGCACTTTACAAGAGCTCTGCTGTGGATCAGGTCAGCGGGGTTCTCACGGCACGAGTCGGAGAGAATGTGTCTCTGAAATGCTCATATCAGGATGATACTGTCAACTATGTTTTTTGGTACCAGCAACAGTTAGGAGGCAAACCTGCCATCATATCGAGGCAGATGGTGCTGGAAACACAAGCGACCATCTCCTCTGCTTTCAGAGGACGGTTTGAAGTTGAAGCAAAAGTCAAAGAAGGTAACAACCTGCTCATAATTAGGAACATTCAACCGTCTGATTCTGCAACGTATTTCTGTGGGATTTTAGAATACAGTGCTATTGAATTTGGACAAGGAGTCTTTCTTCATGTCACATCATCTTCATCCAGCACCAGAGCTGTAGTCCACCAGCCCAGGCTGGAGCCGCTCCAGCAGGGAGACTCTGTGAATTTGAGCTGCACAGTAAACGCTGAAGCATGTGCAGGAGAGCAGAGCTTCTACTGGGTCAGACACGGAGCAGCTCAGCCTGCAGTCATGTTTCACAGAGCAGGAAGGTGTGTTCAAGATTCAGAGTCTCTCAGGAGAGAATGCACTTCAAACCTCGCTCTCAGAGCAGTGAGCTCCTCTGATGCAGGGACGTACTACTGCGCTCTGGACTCATGTGGAGAGATCGTGTTTGGGAATGGAACCAGAGTGCAGATTAAAG GAGGCTCTACCAGTGACACTCATCTCCTGGTGTATGGCCTGAGTGCAGCATTGGCAGCTTCCATCATCCTGCTGCTCATCTTGGCTTTCTTCACATACAAAGTGAATGAAAAGTCATGTTCTGTCTGCAAAG GAAGTGTGTCTCATCCGGCAGGCCCTGCAGCTTCTGAGGGCTCG AGCCGAGATGTGAATTTTCTGCACTATGTTCCTCTGAGCCTGAAAAGAAGCAGTGATCGACATCGCCAAGGGCAGAGTGTGGAGACGGACTGTGTTTACTCCAGGGTTAAGAGCAGAAAGGAGTAA